CGGCCCCGTTCGGCCGGATCTTCGCGCACAACTTCGCGGAGGCACAGTCGATCGCGGGAGTGCTCACCGCCTACCTGGTCGGCCTGCTGCCATTCAGCATTCTGTTCGTGCTGCAACGTGTGTTCTACTCGCTCGAAGACACCCGCACGCCGTTCTGGTGCACGCTCGTCCAGTCCGTACTCAACGTGATCGGCTTCGTGCTGGTGCAGGAACTGCTGCCGCTCGATCAGCTCGCCATCGGCATTGCCGCGGTGGTGACCGTCTCCGGCACGGTGCAGGTAATCCTCATCGGGCTGCTGCTCGGCCGCCGCATCCCCGGCATGCCGGTCTGGCAGCTGCTGCGGGATCACCTGCTGTTCTTCGCCGCGATGATCCCGGCTGCCGCGGCCGGCGTCGGCGTGGTAACCCTGCTGGGAGGTTTCAGTCCGTCCGGCTTCGCGATGAGCGGTGTGCTGCCTGCCTTTGTCACCATCGCGGCCGCGGGCGCGGTTATGGCCGTCATCTACGGCGGCATCCTGCTGCTGTTCCGCAATCCTCACGCCAAGGACTTCCTGGCGCCGGTGCTCCGCCGCCTGCGCTGACTCATGGAATAGTCGCCGGTTAGCATGTGTTGTACCGGCAAGACCCACGAAAGGTGCTCTGTGCGCAACGTCATCATCATCGGATCCGGCCCAGCCGGTTACACCGCAGCAATCTATGCGGCCCGCGCGAACCTCGAACCCCTCGTCATCGCCAGTTCTGTTGAGCCTGGCGGCGAACTGATGAAGACAACGGATGTCGAGAACTACCCGGGATTCCCCGAGGGCATTCTCGGACCCGACTTGATGACCAAGTTCCAGGAGCAGGCGGAACGATTCGGCGCCGAGGTGCTGCTGGATGACGTCGTCGCCGTGGAACTGAGCGGCGACGTGAAGCGAGTCACCGTCGGCAGCGGGGAGACCTTCGAAGCGCACTCGGTGATCTATGCCACCGGATCCGCCTACCGCAAGCTCGGCCTGCCCGAAGAGGACCAGTTCAGCGGTATGGGCGTCTCGTGGTGCGCCACCTGCGACGGCTTCTTCTTCAAGCAGAAGACCATCGCGGTCGTGGGCGGCGGAGACTCGGCGATGGAGGAGGCAACCTTCCTTACCAAGTTCGCCGACAAGGTCTACGTGATCCACCGCAAGGACAGTCTTCGCGCGTCGAAGACCATGCAGGACCGCGCCTTCGCGAACCCCAAGATCGAGTTCCTCTGGAACAAAGAGGTCAAGCACATCTACGGCGACGGCCTGGTCAACGGCGTCGGCCTGATCGACACCATTGATGGCAGCGAGACCACGCTGAACCTGGCCGGCCTGTTCATCGCGATCGGCGCCGACCCGCGCACCCACTTGGTGCACGGCCAGCTCGACCTCACCGACGCCGGCACCATCGCTGTCGAGGGTCGCTCATCGCGCACCAATCTGCCCGGTGTCTTCGCGGCAGGGGACGTGGTCGACCCGACCTACCGGCAGGCAGTCACCGCCGCGGCATCAGGAACCGTCGCCGCACTCGATGCCGAGCACTACCTGGCCGCGCTTTCCGACGAAGTCGCTGCCGTCCACGCCTGAGCAGAGCACTACAGAAGGAGTTACATGTCCGCCGCAACCGCAGTCACCGACGCCACGTTCGAGGCCGAAGTCCTGAACTCTGAAACCCCGATCCTGGTTGACTTCTGGGCCGAGTGGTGTGGTCCGTGCCGCATGGTCTCGCCGATCCTCGACCAGATCGCCGCCGAGCACGCCGACAAGATCAAGATCGTCAAGCTCAACGTCGATGAGAACCCGGCGACCGCGATGAAGTACCAGATCACCTCGATCCCGGCGATGAAGGTCTACCGCGGGGGAGAGGTCGTCAAGACCGTCATCGGAGCGAAGCCGAAGCACGCTCTGGAGGCCGATTTGGCCGAGTTCATCGGCTGACCAGCTCTCCGCACACGAAGCCCGCCGACCCAGCGTCGGCGGGCTTCGTGATTCTCGGGGCGTATTGTGGAAGCCACCTTCAGCGAACTGGAATTGTGCATGACGACACCGGGTAGCCCTCAGGGCACCAATCTCGATCCGTGGTACGACAGCTATGCCGACCGCACCGCCGGACTCTCCGCCTCCGCCGTTCGAGCCCTGTTCGCCGTCGCCTCCCGGCCCGAGGTCGTCTCGCTCGCCGGTGGCATGCCGTTCGTGTCCGCTCTGCCGAAGGAGCTCGTCAATGGCGCCCTTGAGCGGGTGATGCGTGATCACGGCCCGGTCGCCCTGCAGTACGGCTCCGGCCAGGGCACACCCGAGCTGCGCGAGCACATTCTCAAGGTGATGGCGACCGAGGGCATCCGGGGCAGTGTGGACGACGTGGTCGTCACCACGGGCTCCCAGCAGGCGCTCGACCTGGTCAGCCGGCTGTTCCTGAACCCGGGCGATGTAGTGCTGGCCGAGGCGCCCAGCTACGTCGGCGCGATCGGTGTTTTCCGCTCCTACCAGGCTGAGATCAACCACGTCCCGATGGATGACGAGGGGATGATCCCCGCCGCGCTCAGTGAGGCGATCGTGCGCCTCCGCGCCGCTGGCAAGTCGATCAAGCTTCTGTACTTGATTCCCAACTTCCAGAACCCCACCGGCGTCACCCTGAGCTGGCAGCGCCGCCTCGAGATCATTGAGATCGCCAAGGCGAACAACGTGCTGATCATCGAGGACAACCCGTACGGCCTGCTCTACTTCGACCAGCCCGCGCCGCACGCGATGCGGTCGGTGGAAGAGGACGGCATTGTCTACCTGGGCTCGTTCTCCAAGACCTTCGCCCCGGGCTTCCGCGTCGGCTGGGCGCTCGCCCCGCACGGCATCCGCGAGAAGCTGATCCTCGCCAATGAGTCGGCGATCCTGTCCCCGAGTGCGTTCTCGCAGCTGGTGATCACCGAGTACCTGAACCAGGCGGACTGGAAGGGTCAGATCGACACTTTCCGCGGCTACTACCGGGAGCGTCGGGATGCCATGCTGCAGGCGCTCTCCGACTACCTGCCCGGCACCAGCTGGACCGTTCCGAACGGTGGCTTCTTCGTCTGGCTGACCATGGACGAGAAGCTCGATTCACAGGCGATGCTGCCCCGGGCGGTCAAGGAACTCGTGGCCTACACGCCCGGTACCGGCTTCTACGCGGACGGCAACGGCCGCAATCACATGCGCCTGTCGTTCTGCTACCCGACACCGGACTTCATCCGCGAGGGCGTTCGGAGGTTGTCCAACGTCATCGATGGCGAGCTCGAACTGCTCAACACCTTCTCGGCCGGGCCGCTGCCCGCGCAGGTCGACAGGGGCGTCATGAACCCGCCGGCGAACATCAGCTAGG
The Diaminobutyricimonas sp. LJ205 genome window above contains:
- the trxA gene encoding thioredoxin → MSAATAVTDATFEAEVLNSETPILVDFWAEWCGPCRMVSPILDQIAAEHADKIKIVKLNVDENPATAMKYQITSIPAMKVYRGGEVVKTVIGAKPKHALEADLAEFIG
- the trxB gene encoding thioredoxin-disulfide reductase, with the protein product MRNVIIIGSGPAGYTAAIYAARANLEPLVIASSVEPGGELMKTTDVENYPGFPEGILGPDLMTKFQEQAERFGAEVLLDDVVAVELSGDVKRVTVGSGETFEAHSVIYATGSAYRKLGLPEEDQFSGMGVSWCATCDGFFFKQKTIAVVGGGDSAMEEATFLTKFADKVYVIHRKDSLRASKTMQDRAFANPKIEFLWNKEVKHIYGDGLVNGVGLIDTIDGSETTLNLAGLFIAIGADPRTHLVHGQLDLTDAGTIAVEGRSSRTNLPGVFAAGDVVDPTYRQAVTAAASGTVAALDAEHYLAALSDEVAAVHA
- a CDS encoding PLP-dependent aminotransferase family protein encodes the protein MTTPGSPQGTNLDPWYDSYADRTAGLSASAVRALFAVASRPEVVSLAGGMPFVSALPKELVNGALERVMRDHGPVALQYGSGQGTPELREHILKVMATEGIRGSVDDVVVTTGSQQALDLVSRLFLNPGDVVLAEAPSYVGAIGVFRSYQAEINHVPMDDEGMIPAALSEAIVRLRAAGKSIKLLYLIPNFQNPTGVTLSWQRRLEIIEIAKANNVLIIEDNPYGLLYFDQPAPHAMRSVEEDGIVYLGSFSKTFAPGFRVGWALAPHGIREKLILANESAILSPSAFSQLVITEYLNQADWKGQIDTFRGYYRERRDAMLQALSDYLPGTSWTVPNGGFFVWLTMDEKLDSQAMLPRAVKELVAYTPGTGFYADGNGRNHMRLSFCYPTPDFIREGVRRLSNVIDGELELLNTFSAGPLPAQVDRGVMNPPANIS